GCCCGCCCCAGCGTCGCCACCGGCGCCACGGGACCCAGCTCGTCCGCGCGCCGCAGCAGGAAGTCGCGCTCGGCCGCGTTCTTCGCCAGCGTCGCGGCTCGCGCGAACTCCACCCGCGCCTCGGCGTTCCGGCCCAGCTCGGCCAGCAGGTCGCCACGCACGCTGGGCAGCAGGTGGTAGTCCCGCAGCGCGCGGTCGGCGAGCAGTTCGTCGGCCAGCGCGAGCCCGGCCGCAGGGCCGTGCGCGCGGCCGACCGCGACCGCCCGGTTCAGCCGCACGATCGGCGTGGGCAGCAACCGGACCAGCGCGTCGTAGAGCACCGCGATCCGCCGCCAGTCGGTGTCCGCCGCGGTGCGGGCCTGCGCGTGGCACACCGCGATCGCCGCCTGCAGCACGTACGGCCCCGGCGGCCCGCCGAGGTCGCGCGCCCGCAGCATCGCGGTGAACCCGCGCCGGATCAGCAAGGGATCCCAGCGCCCGCGGTCCTGCTCGTGCAGCTGCACCGGTTCCCCGCGCGGCCCGGTGCGCGCGGCCGCCCGGGAGGCCTGGATCTCCATCAACGCGACCAGCCCGTGCACCTCGGCCTCGTCGGGCGCGAGCTCGGCCAGCAGGCGGCCCAGCCGCAGCGCCTCCTGGCACAGGCCGGGCCGCATCAGGTCGTCCCCGGCGGTGGCGGAGTAGCCCTCGTTGAAGATCAGGTACACAACCCCGAGCACCGACGACAGCCGCTCGGCCACAGCGGCGCCTTCGGGCAGCTCGATCGGCACTCCGGCAAGCGTTTGCTTCGCCGCCGCGATGCGCTGCGCGACCTGCTGCTCGGTGGTCAGGAACGCTCGCGCAATCTCCGCCGCCGACAGTCCCCCGACCAGGCGCAGGGTCAGCGCGACCCGTTGCTCGGTCGCCAGCACCGGGTGGCAGGACAGGAACATCAGCCGCAGCACGTCGTCGTGCTCGACGTCCCGCGGCTGCGCCAGCTCCCGCGCGAGCTGCTCGTGCCTGCGTTCCAGCCGCTCGGTCCGCCGGAGGTGGTCGATCGCGCGACGCTTGGCGGTGGTCATCAGCCAGGCGGCCGGGTTGTCCGGCACGCCCGACGACGGCCACTGCTCCAGCGCCGCGACCAGCGCGTCCTGGGCCAGCTCCTCGGCGAGACCGACGTCGCGCACCAGGCGGGTCAGCCCGCCGACGAGGTTCGCCGACTCCAGCTTCCACACCGCGTCGACCGTGCGGCGGACGTCGGTCACCCGAACACCTGGTGGATCCGGCTCTCACCGTCCCCCACAATCCGGCGGAACCGGCGGGCCAGCTCGACGGCCTCCTCCTTGGATTGCACCTCGACCAGCGCGAAGCCGCCGACCGACTCCTTGGCCTCGGTGAACGGGCCGTCGGTCACGGTGATCTCGTCGCCCTCGGAGGTCACCCGCGTGCCTGCCGGGTCGAGCCCGCCGGTCGCCAGCAGCACACCGGCGGCGGTCATCTCCTCGATGAACTTGCCCATCTCGGCGAACAGCTTCTCGTCGGGCGCCTGACCGGTCGCCATCTGCATCATCAGGTATCGCATCGGCGCAGCTTAGCGGCGCATTCCCTGTCACATCGCCCGAACGACGTGTGGGTGAGCATCCGAGAAAGGAACCCGAGATGACCACCACCGCCCTCCGGCCCACCGCGTCCCGTCCGACCGCGCTGGCCGTCGCCGGCCCGCTGTGGGCCACCGTCTCCCTGGCCCAGGCCGCCACGCGCGACGGCTTCGACCTCACCCGGCACCCGCTCAGCTTGCTGAGCACCGGCTCGCTCGGCTGGCTGCAGATCGCCAACTTCGTGGTCGCCGGCGTCCTCACCGTGGCCGGCGCGAAGGGGCTGCCCGGCCGGTGGGCGCCACGGCTCGTGCTGGCGGCCGGCGTCGGCCTGGTCGCCGCCGGGGTCCTCCCGATGGACGCGGTCGGGTTGTCCTGGCACGGCGTCGGGCACATGATCGCCGGCACCGTGACCTTCGCGTCGCTGATCGCGGCCTGCTACGTGCTGGGACGCCGGTTCTCGGGTCGCGACGCGGTGTTGTCGCACCTCGCCGGCACCGCGCTGCTCGTCGGCGACGGCTGGGCGATGGCCGGTGGCCCCGCCGGTTCGCTCACCCTCGCCGTCGGCGCCATCGCCGCCATGCTGTGGATCTCCGTCGTCGCCGCCCGTCTCCGCTGAAAGGTCTTGCCATGACTGTCACCGAATACGTCGAGAAGCTGCCCGCCACCCAGCGCGAGATCGCCGAGCGCCTGCTCGGCCTGATCGAGACCGCGCTGCCCGGAACGGGCGCCGTGTGGCACGGCCACCCGGTGTGGAGCCTCGGCCCCGCGCCCGGCAAGCAGGCGGTGTGCCTGGTCAAGGCCTACGCCAAGCACGTCACGTTCGGCTTCTGGCGCGGACAGGAGATCACGGACCCGTCCGGGCGCCTGCAGCCGGGAGCGCGCGGCATGGCGAGCGTGAAGCTGCGGGAACCCGCCGAGATCGACGACGAACTGTTCGCGAACTGGCTCGAGCAGGCTGCCGGACTCGAATCCTGAGCGGAGCGCCGGGCGACCCCGCCCGGCGCTCCGTCACGTCTGCGGACGGCACAGCACCGGGTTCGCCAGCTCGGCGCAGGGCCGGTCGCCGTGCGAGCGGACGATGTCGGCGCCCACCTGGTTCGTCAGGTACCGCAGGAAGCTCGCCGCGAGCGAGTCGGCCTTCGGCTCGCCGTAGGTGTAGGCGTACTCGGTCTGCCAGAACGGATACACGCCGTGGTCGGCGCCCTGCACACTCGCCTGCTGGCCGTCGATCCAGACGGTGCGCACGTCCGCCCGCTTCGCCGCGGCGCCGAGTTCGCTGTAGCCGATCGCGCCCGGCGTCGCGGCCACGGCGTCGAGCAGCGACTCGGTGTCGTTGCGGCGGCAGCGGATCACGTCGGCGCCGGTGCCCGGGCGCCGCCGCTCGACGCAGTCGTTGGAGTTCTCCCCCGGCTCGATCGCGTCGAGCACCTGCTGCTCGAACGTCGTCCGCGTGCCGGAAAGCGCTTCCCGGTCGACGATCCGCACCTCCTGGTCCGCGCCGCCCAGTTCCTTCCAGTTCCGGACGCGCCCGGCGAACACGTCG
The window above is part of the Amycolatopsis thermoflava N1165 genome. Proteins encoded here:
- a CDS encoding DUF998 domain-containing protein produces the protein MTTTALRPTASRPTALAVAGPLWATVSLAQAATRDGFDLTRHPLSLLSTGSLGWLQIANFVVAGVLTVAGAKGLPGRWAPRLVLAAGVGLVAAGVLPMDAVGLSWHGVGHMIAGTVTFASLIAACYVLGRRFSGRDAVLSHLAGTALLVGDGWAMAGGPAGSLTLAVGAIAAMLWISVVAARLR
- a CDS encoding sigma-70 family RNA polymerase sigma factor is translated as MTDVRRTVDAVWKLESANLVGGLTRLVRDVGLAEELAQDALVAALEQWPSSGVPDNPAAWLMTTAKRRAIDHLRRTERLERRHEQLARELAQPRDVEHDDVLRLMFLSCHPVLATEQRVALTLRLVGGLSAAEIARAFLTTEQQVAQRIAAAKQTLAGVPIELPEGAAVAERLSSVLGVVYLIFNEGYSATAGDDLMRPGLCQEALRLGRLLAELAPDEAEVHGLVALMEIQASRAAARTGPRGEPVQLHEQDRGRWDPLLIRRGFTAMLRARDLGGPPGPYVLQAAIAVCHAQARTAADTDWRRIAVLYDALVRLLPTPIVRLNRAVAVGRAHGPAAGLALADELLADRALRDYHLLPSVRGDLLAELGRNAEARVEFARAATLAKNAAERDFLLRRADELGPVAPVATLGRAAADFLARDDLDASTLRSYGQTLRRLCLALGDRRPLESLTGDDVTGVFEVAWGDAAAKTWNRHRSAVRSFGAWAGRPELGDGLERRAESRSRVPGLADDQLSRLWTVEAPVRERTLWRLLHESAAGVRPVLSLNVEDLDLAERRARAGARWVTWRSGTARLLPELLGGRTRGPLFLADRRPGPARMRPAADLCPDTGRGRLSYERAEYLFKQATRALDPAGRGFTLRQLWSARGA
- a CDS encoding DUF1801 domain-containing protein, with the translated sequence MTVTEYVEKLPATQREIAERLLGLIETALPGTGAVWHGHPVWSLGPAPGKQAVCLVKAYAKHVTFGFWRGQEITDPSGRLQPGARGMASVKLREPAEIDDELFANWLEQAAGLES
- a CDS encoding YciI family protein codes for the protein MRYLMMQMATGQAPDEKLFAEMGKFIEEMTAAGVLLATGGLDPAGTRVTSEGDEITVTDGPFTEAKESVGGFALVEVQSKEEAVELARRFRRIVGDGESRIHQVFG